A region of Candidatus Bathyarchaeota archaeon DNA encodes the following proteins:
- a CDS encoding helix-turn-helix domain-containing protein, which yields MITPKEACRMLGVSTSTLRRWAYQGKIRYVRLPSGKLRYYRSDIEKILRGEHSAGGS from the coding sequence TTGATTACACCGAAGGAAGCATGTAGGATGCTAGGTGTATCCACCTCGACGCTCAGAAGGTGGGCTTATCAGGGCAAGATCCGCTATGTTAGGCTTCCCTCAGGTAAACTTAGGTACTACAGGAGCGATATCGAGAAGATATTGAGGGGAGAGCATAGTGCTGGAGGAAGTTGA
- a CDS encoding antitoxin family protein — translation MSRIVEAVYEKGVLRPLGELGLKEGERVLVRIEKKPRGRGKCWKDHKGAYSKISEDVLKEALREVEKGEYIR, via the coding sequence ATGTCTAGGATTGTTGAAGCTGTGTACGAGAAGGGTGTATTAAGACCCTTAGGAGAGCTTGGTTTAAAGGAAGGAGAGAGGGTTCTGGTTAGGATAGAGAAAAAGCCTAGAGGCAGAGGGAAATGTTGGAAAGATCATAAGGGAGCCTACAGTAAAATTTCAGAAGATGTTTTGAAGGAGGCGCTAAGAGAAGTTGAGAAGGGGGAGTATATTCGTTGA
- a CDS encoding HAD family hydrolase codes for MGIGVKAVFFDAGGTLVDSRVGLPLRAKFLAERLRSLGYDYGEAEVLKALREVGEYIRSLGTDIEYSRRYLLTLMLLKLGLRGCIYRILEPLYEAYKEAVLADVYIYEDSVSVLETLKRRGFLLGLISNTTDYESLRDILKKFGMFELFDSIAASALTLWRKPRREIFMYALSQVDVKPREA; via the coding sequence ATGGGTATCGGGGTGAAGGCGGTTTTCTTCGACGCTGGTGGTACGCTTGTAGATTCTAGGGTAGGTCTGCCGCTGAGGGCTAAGTTTCTCGCCGAGAGGCTTAGAAGCCTAGGCTACGACTACGGTGAGGCGGAGGTTCTCAAAGCTTTGAGGGAGGTCGGTGAATATATACGAAGCCTAGGAACAGATATAGAGTATAGCCGCAGATACCTACTGACGCTTATGCTGTTGAAGCTTGGGCTCAGAGGCTGTATCTATAGGATCCTGGAGCCTCTGTACGAGGCTTACAAAGAAGCGGTTTTAGCCGATGTCTACATTTATGAAGATTCGGTCTCCGTCCTTGAAACCCTTAAGCGGAGAGGCTTTCTCTTAGGTCTGATCTCCAACACTACTGACTATGAATCGCTTAGAGATATCTTGAAGAAGTTTGGTATGTTCGAGCTTTTCGACTCCATAGCGGCGTCTGCCCTCACGTTGTGGAGGAAACCTAGGCGAGAGATATTCATGTATGCCTTGAGCCAAGTAGACGTCAAACCGCGTGAAGCCTAG